The Calditerricola satsumensis genome includes the window AGGGCATTCCGCTCGCCCACGCCACGGCGGAATTCCTGAACCTCCCCGTGGTGGTCGTCCGCCGCGACAACAAGGTGACGGAAGGGTCGGCGGTGAGCATCAACTACGTCTCCGGTTCCTCGAAGCGCATTCAGACGATGTCCCTGTCCCGACGGGCGCTGACCGAATCGGCGCGCGTGCTCATCATCGACGACTTTATGAAGGCGGGCGGCACGATCCGCGGGATGATCGACCTGCTCCAGGAATTCCAAGCCCACGTGGTGGGCATCGGCGTGTTCGTGGAAAGCGCCTATGCCGAGGAACGCCTGGTCGACAGCTATGTCTCCCTGGCGCGCCTGACTGAGGTGGACGTGCGCGAGCGCCGCATTCGCCTGGAGCCGGGCAATTATTTCGCGTGACGCGGAGGCGGCCGCATCCTTGACAGGCGTCCGGTGTGCCGTTACCCTTCGGATTGAAACGCATCGTGCAAGGAGGCGAGATCCATGGAGCGCATTCACACCGACAAGGCCCCGGCGGCCATCGGCCCGTACGCGCAGGCGGTGCGGGTGGGCAACCTGCTGTTTACCTCGGGTCAAATTCCGCTTCGGCCGGACGGCACGCTGGTTGAAGGGGGCGTTGCCGAGCAGACCAAACAGGTGTTGGAGAACCTGCGCGCCATTGTGGAGGCGGCGGGCGGAACCCTCGCCAACGTGGTGAAGACGACGGTGTACCTCCGGGACATGAACGCGTTTGCGGCCATGAACGAGGTGTACGCGCAATACTTTGGGGAGCACCGCCCGGCGCGTTCCACGGTGCAGGTGGCACGCCTGCCGAAGGATGTGGCGGTGGAAATCGAGGCGATCGCCGTTTTGCCGGAATGAAGGAATTGAGGGAAAAATCGCGAAGATTTTTCGACACGAGCAGGAATGTCCACCACCGGCGCCGAAGGGGATAGGGGCACAATCCCCGATCAAGGTGGTGAACGGCGTGGAGATCACCGATGTGCGGATGCGGCGCGTGTCGGCGGAGGGG containing:
- a CDS encoding RidA family protein, with amino-acid sequence MERIHTDKAPAAIGPYAQAVRVGNLLFTSGQIPLRPDGTLVEGGVAEQTKQVLENLRAIVEAAGGTLANVVKTTVYLRDMNAFAAMNEVYAQYFGEHRPARSTVQVARLPKDVAVEIEAIAVLPE